In Leptospira levettii, the genomic window GGAATCAAAAATGCCAAAGCAATTCATCTAACTCCTCTGAGCGGAGGGAAACATGTTAGGTTCCATATTGTGGGGAGTGGTTCATTAAAGTTTATGATTTGGAACAAAGGGGAAGAATTCCAAAACTTTATGTCAAAACATGGAAGTTTTGATTTGGTAGGAAGTTTGGAAGAAAACTTTTACCAAGGAAGGAAAACCTTACAATTCATAGTGGAATGGTTTGGAATTTCTGAATCTGATGGACCCAAATCAACATAACTGAATTAAAAAAACTTAAAAAACCCGAGTCCCAACGAGAATCCTTGCGTAACATTTTGCCGTAACCCACCCACCCGAACAAATCGGGAGAATGGTTTTTATCAGAATGTTAATTCTATTTTTTAAATCTCTTATGCATTGATGAGAACTTTTGACTCATCTACATACACAGGGGTCCAACCAGAATTATCTTTAAAATAACGAACTGCTTTGATTCGTAAATTTTTGTCCAATGTGAACCAATGGTTTGTATTTGCAGGGATGGAAATAAAGTCTCCTTTTCCCACATGCACTTCAAATCGTTCTCCATCGATGATAAATCCAAAAATTCCACTTCCATCGATGATATAACGAACTTCCTCATCAGTATGGATATGGAGTTTGTCAAACTTCGCGAGCATATCATTGATGCCAGGAACTTCATCATGTAGGACCACAAGGTCATTTGCTTTATAACCATGCTCTTTTTTCAATTGGTCAAAACGGTATTCCAAACCAGAAAGTATTTCTTCTTTTTCCGCATCGGATAAACCTTTTTGGCCAAGGATAAGATCTAATGACTCAGGAGTTTTATAAGACTCATACACGAGACCTTTTTGGGTGAGGAATGCTTTCACTTGGTCTTTGTCCTGGATCGTTTCGTTTTTTCTGACTATCGTTGCCATTCGAATTTA contains:
- a CDS encoding cupin domain-containing protein → MATIVRKNETIQDKDQVKAFLTQKGLVYESYKTPESLDLILGQKGLSDAEKEEILSGLEYRFDQLKKEHGYKANDLVVLHDEVPGINDMLAKFDKLHIHTDEEVRYIIDGSGIFGFIIDGERFEVHVGKGDFISIPANTNHWFTLDKNLRIKAVRYFKDNSGWTPVYVDESKVLINA